Proteins from a single region of Actinomycetota bacterium:
- the hisF gene encoding imidazole glycerol phosphate synthase subunit HisF gives MLTKRIIPCLDVRNGRVVKGIRFVNIRDAGDPVEMASAYDREGADELIFLDITASHERRDTVVDLARRCAEELFIPFTIGGGMRDESDIRKVLKAGADKIAINSAALANPDVINRCSRRFGAQCIVVAIDAKLVSAGEEKQWEPFVHGGRTGTGRDAVEWAREVVERGAGEIMLTSMDTDGTQDGYDIDLTRAITDAVNVPVIASGGAGNLDHLVEVVKEADADAVLAASIFHYGTYSIREAKEYMAAAGIPMRLT, from the coding sequence ATGCTGACCAAACGAATCATCCCCTGCCTTGATGTGCGCAACGGCCGCGTGGTCAAGGGCATCCGTTTCGTGAATATCCGCGATGCCGGTGATCCGGTCGAGATGGCTTCCGCCTATGACCGCGAGGGCGCCGACGAGCTTATCTTCCTCGATATCACTGCTTCCCACGAACGCCGCGATACCGTGGTCGACCTTGCCAGGCGTTGCGCCGAAGAGCTTTTCATCCCTTTCACCATCGGCGGCGGAATGCGTGACGAGTCCGACATCCGCAAGGTGCTGAAGGCGGGGGCTGACAAGATCGCGATCAATTCTGCCGCCCTGGCCAATCCGGATGTCATCAATCGTTGCTCCCGGCGGTTCGGCGCCCAGTGCATAGTCGTAGCCATCGACGCCAAGCTGGTATCGGCTGGGGAAGAAAAACAGTGGGAGCCCTTCGTTCACGGAGGCCGTACTGGCACCGGCCGCGATGCGGTGGAGTGGGCCCGTGAGGTCGTGGAGCGCGGAGCGGGGGAGATCATGCTTACCAGCATGGACACCGACGGAACCCAGGACGGTTATGACATCGACCTGACCAGGGCGATAACCGATGCAGTAAATGTGCCGGTGATTGCATCAGGCGGAGCAGGTAATCTGGACCATCTGGTGGAGGTCGTGAAGGAAGCGGATGCGGATGCCGTACTTGCCGCCAGCATCTTCCACTATGGTACTTATTCCATTCGCGAAGCCAAGGAATATATGGCGGCCGCGGGAATACCCATGCGGCTGACCTGA
- a CDS encoding methionine adenosyltransferase: MAQKDYLFTSESVTEGHPDKIADQISDGVLDAVLKDDPMGRVACETLVTTGLVVVGGEITTETYVDIPKLVRSTILDIGYNRAKYGFDGDTCGVIVALDEQSPDIAQGVNQAFEVRTDADDEDPLDLQGAGDQGMMFGYAVNETPELMPMPISLAHKLGKRLSEVRKSGVLPYLRPDGKTQVTVRYENDRPVEIMNVVISTQHKPNIDIETMIRPDLIEHVIEPILPREMCDLNKVDIMINPTGKFVIGGPMGDCGLTGRKIIVDTYGGAARHGGGAFSGKDPTKVDRSAAYACRHVAKNVVAAGLAEKCEVQVAYAIGVAHPVSIMVECYGTEKVGIEKINELVRAHFDLRPGAIVRDLDLRRPIYKKTAAYGHFGRHDHDFTWEKTDKAAALREDAGLGAMPESDASEKLRVVE; this comes from the coding sequence ATGGCTCAAAAAGATTATCTGTTCACATCCGAGTCGGTGACCGAAGGCCATCCGGACAAGATCGCTGACCAGATCTCCGACGGTGTTCTGGACGCCGTACTGAAAGACGATCCCATGGGCCGTGTGGCCTGTGAGACGCTGGTGACTACCGGTCTTGTCGTAGTCGGCGGCGAGATCACCACCGAGACTTATGTGGATATTCCCAAGCTGGTGCGGTCGACGATCCTCGACATCGGCTACAACCGCGCCAAGTACGGTTTTGACGGTGACACCTGCGGCGTCATCGTGGCGCTGGACGAGCAGTCCCCGGATATCGCCCAGGGCGTCAACCAGGCTTTCGAGGTCCGTACCGACGCCGACGACGAGGATCCGCTCGATCTTCAGGGCGCCGGCGACCAGGGCATGATGTTCGGCTACGCGGTCAATGAGACGCCCGAACTGATGCCGATGCCGATCTCCCTGGCCCACAAGTTGGGCAAGAGGCTCTCAGAAGTGCGCAAGAGCGGCGTGCTTCCTTATCTGCGCCCGGACGGTAAGACCCAGGTGACGGTGCGGTACGAGAACGACAGGCCGGTGGAGATCATGAACGTAGTCATCTCCACACAGCACAAGCCCAACATCGACATCGAGACCATGATCCGGCCCGACCTGATCGAGCACGTCATCGAGCCGATCCTGCCGCGTGAAATGTGCGATCTCAACAAGGTCGACATAATGATCAACCCCACCGGCAAGTTCGTCATCGGAGGCCCCATGGGCGACTGCGGACTCACCGGACGCAAGATCATCGTAGACACATACGGCGGCGCCGCGCGCCACGGCGGCGGAGCTTTCTCGGGCAAGGATCCGACGAAGGTCGACCGCTCCGCTGCATATGCCTGTCGTCACGTCGCCAAGAACGTCGTCGCCGCTGGCCTGGCGGAAAAGTGCGAGGTCCAGGTAGCATATGCCATCGGTGTGGCTCATCCCGTGTCGATCATGGTGGAATGTTACGGCACCGAGAAGGTCGGCATAGAGAAGATCAACGAGCTCGTGCGGGCGCATTTCGATCTGAGGCCCGGCGCCATCGTCCGCGATCTCGACCTGCGCCGTCCCATCTACAAGAAGACGGCAGCCTACGGCCACTTCGGCCGTCACGACCACGATTTCACCTGGGAGAAGACGGACAAGGCCGCAGCCCTGCGCGAAGACGCCGGCCTCGGTGCGATGCCGGAAAGTGACGCAAGCGAGAAGCTGCGCGTGGTGGAATAG
- a CDS encoding type II toxin-antitoxin system Phd/YefM family antitoxin — translation MVHASEARNRFSELVSEVEYTDEPVLILRHGKMAAVMISYSDYSRFKRFITGANRNQAQ, via the coding sequence ATGGTGCATGCGAGCGAAGCGCGAAACAGATTCAGCGAACTGGTCAGTGAAGTGGAATATACAGATGAGCCCGTTCTGATCCTCAGGCACGGAAAGATGGCGGCAGTGATGATCAGCTACAGTGACTACTCAAGATTCAAGCGATTCATCACCGGCGCAAATCGTAATCAGGCGCAATAG